A part of Limihaloglobus sulfuriphilus genomic DNA contains:
- a CDS encoding CPBP family intramembrane glutamic endopeptidase has protein sequence MQINKKKLSGAALAMILPAPSIGVITAMILMPGTVVGRVVFFFCKIWLLALPVLWQLVVDRKSLSISKPRQGGFALAFVTGAVMGLAVIAAYLFLGRFLIEPQTLKDMAAQNGLDRPAIYIAGALYWITINSVLEEYVWRWFVFKKCSDIFSTKTAIAASAAGFTLHHIFAMQIYFNWFVTLAAAAGIFIGGGVWSWLYLRYKSVWPGYVSHAIVDLAVFGVGWHLIFCV, from the coding sequence ATGCAAATCAATAAGAAAAAACTCTCGGGCGCTGCCCTGGCAATGATCTTGCCGGCTCCAAGCATCGGCGTAATTACAGCAATGATACTTATGCCCGGTACTGTGGTCGGCAGGGTTGTGTTTTTTTTCTGTAAGATTTGGCTGCTGGCATTACCGGTTCTCTGGCAGCTGGTTGTTGACCGAAAAAGTCTGAGCATTTCAAAGCCGCGGCAGGGCGGTTTTGCCCTTGCCTTCGTTACAGGTGCAGTAATGGGTTTAGCTGTTATTGCCGCATATCTGTTTCTGGGCAGATTTTTGATAGAGCCCCAGACTCTTAAAGACATGGCCGCGCAAAACGGGCTTGACAGGCCCGCTATTTATATTGCCGGAGCTTTGTACTGGATAACGATCAATTCAGTGTTAGAAGAGTATGTCTGGCGGTGGTTTGTTTTCAAAAAATGTTCAGATATATTTTCAACTAAAACAGCAATAGCGGCTTCTGCTGCCGGTTTCACTCTACACCATATCTTCGCAATGCAGATATATTTTAACTGGTTTGTTACTCTGGCAGCTGCGGCGGGAATATTTATCGGCGGAGGCGTATGGTCATGGCTGTATTTACGTTACAAATCGGTGTGGCCCGGTTACGTTTCACATGCTATTGTTGATCTGGCTGTTTTCGGTGTTGGCTGGCATTTGATTTTCTGTGTCTAA
- a CDS encoding aminopeptidase, which yields MNIIYEKYARVIVEYSLSLKPGEKVLVNSAYFAKDFLKVVYRQILEAGAHPEIKISVPGLEKIFYDCASDEQLAYIPPTSKLVMNEYDAILNIRSPYNVKELQNVAAEKKQKVSMARAELNKTFMRRAASHELKWTLCVFPGQAGAQEAGMSLDEYEDFVYSACFLYDDDPIAKWCQLRDKQQKVVDYLNTKSQIRYLSSDVDVTFSTKGRTWLNSAGTNNMPSGEVFTSPVEDSVNGRARFSYPGIFMGQEIEDITLDIKDGEVVSWTAKKGQELLDKVFDIPGTRRFGEVAVGMNHGITKFTRNMLFDEKIGGTIHMAIGASYPETGGTNESSVHWDLLADMTNGGEIYADGEKIYENGKFII from the coding sequence ATGAACATCATTTATGAAAAATATGCCAGGGTTATAGTGGAGTACTCGCTGTCACTTAAACCCGGTGAAAAGGTTCTGGTAAATTCAGCGTATTTCGCAAAAGATTTTCTAAAAGTCGTTTATCGGCAGATACTTGAAGCCGGGGCTCACCCTGAGATAAAAATCAGCGTCCCCGGGCTCGAAAAAATCTTTTATGACTGTGCCTCAGATGAGCAGCTCGCATATATCCCTCCAACATCCAAGCTGGTGATGAACGAATATGATGCAATTCTCAACATTCGCTCTCCATATAATGTAAAAGAGCTTCAGAACGTAGCGGCGGAGAAAAAACAAAAAGTCAGCATGGCACGTGCCGAGCTGAACAAAACCTTTATGCGGCGGGCCGCTTCACATGAGCTTAAATGGACATTGTGTGTCTTCCCAGGACAGGCCGGTGCCCAGGAAGCGGGAATGAGCCTTGATGAATATGAGGATTTTGTCTATTCGGCGTGCTTCCTTTATGATGACGACCCAATAGCAAAGTGGTGCCAGCTCCGTGACAAACAGCAGAAAGTTGTAGATTATCTGAATACTAAAAGTCAAATTCGTTATCTCAGCTCTGATGTTGATGTTACGTTCAGCACAAAAGGCAGAACCTGGCTCAATTCCGCCGGCACAAACAACATGCCCAGCGGCGAGGTCTTTACTTCTCCCGTTGAGGACAGTGTCAACGGCAGAGCTCGCTTTTCATACCCCGGTATCTTTATGGGACAGGAAATAGAAGATATCACACTTGATATCAAGGACGGCGAAGTTGTCAGCTGGACCGCCAAAAAAGGACAGGAACTTCTTGACAAGGTATTTGACATCCCAGGCACAAGAAGATTCGGCGAAGTTGCGGTCGGCATGAACCACGGAATAACAAAGTTTACCCGAAACATGCTCTTTGATGAGAAAATCGGCGGCACAATACACATGGCCATCGGGGCTTCATATCCCGAAACCGGCGGCACTAATGAATCAAGTGTGCACTGGGATCTGCTGGCTGATATGACTAACGGCGGCGAAATATACGCTGACGGTGAAAAAATCTACGAAAACGGAAAATTTATTATTTAA
- the ppdK gene encoding pyruvate, phosphate dikinase produces the protein MAEKRVYFFGSKKAEGKASMKQLLGGKGANLAEMTNLGVPVPAGFTIATNVCQEYYSNNAKWPAGLEAEVSKNIKKLETAMGKKFGDPKNPLLVSVRSGAAVSMPGMMDTVLNLGLNDDVVAGLIEMTNNPRFVYDIYRRFIDMYGDVVMGCKHEKFEEALEAAKKKAKVENDNQLSAEQLAELVESYKKIYKKNIGKMFPQKPLDQLKGAIDAVFGSWNSERAIKYRQIHKIENLLGTAVNVQAMVFGNMGEDCGTGVCFTRNPSTGEKELYGEFLINAQGEDVVAGIRTPLEMKKLSKIMPKAYKELVALMKKLEKHYKDMQDIEFTIEQKKLYILQTRNGKRTAAAAVKCAVDMVAEKLIPNKVAVTRVMPEQLDMLLHPSFDSKAKRDVIAKGLPASPGAAVGQVVFDAETADAWAAEGKKVILVRIETSPEDISGMHASEGILTQRGGMTSHAAVVARGMGKCCVAGVGEISVNYKTRKFTVGKKTVKEGDWLSLDGTRGEVAMGQIPLVEPKMSGDFAKFMAICDKVRKLKVRTNADTPDDAAAAREFGAEGIGLCRTEHMFFEGERIWHVRSLILAADDYAAMKKELAEADKKDAAAIKKKYADTKKNYEGALKKLLTYQRKDFEGIFKAMKGLPVTVRLLDPPLHEFLPNDAASQKEMASRLKIKLKDVKNMVEKLHEFNPMLGHRGCRLAVTYPEIYRMQARAIIEAALKLSTPKNKVIPEIMIPLVGEVSELAQVKAEVVDEIKQVLKKSRKKLTYKIGTMIEIPRAALTADEIANEADFFSFGTNDLTQMTLGFSRDDIGRFIGQYLVEGIYKEDPFQVLDQNGVGKLVKTGIELGRSAKKRLKIGICGEHGGEPKTVAFCHELGMNYVSCSPYRVPIARLAAAQSAVK, from the coding sequence ATGGCTGAAAAAAGAGTTTACTTCTTCGGCAGCAAAAAAGCCGAAGGCAAAGCTTCCATGAAGCAGCTTCTTGGCGGCAAAGGCGCCAATCTCGCTGAGATGACAAACCTCGGCGTTCCGGTACCTGCCGGTTTTACTATCGCCACGAATGTCTGCCAGGAATACTATTCAAACAACGCAAAATGGCCTGCGGGGCTCGAGGCTGAAGTTTCTAAAAACATTAAGAAACTCGAAACAGCAATGGGCAAGAAATTCGGCGACCCCAAGAACCCTCTGCTTGTCAGTGTCCGCAGCGGTGCCGCCGTATCTATGCCCGGTATGATGGACACAGTCCTCAACCTCGGTCTTAATGATGACGTTGTTGCCGGTCTTATTGAAATGACCAACAACCCCCGATTCGTGTACGATATCTACAGAAGATTTATAGACATGTACGGCGATGTTGTCATGGGCTGCAAACACGAAAAGTTTGAAGAAGCGCTCGAAGCAGCTAAGAAAAAGGCAAAAGTCGAGAACGACAACCAGCTTTCCGCAGAACAGCTGGCAGAGTTAGTCGAAAGCTATAAAAAAATATACAAAAAAAATATCGGCAAAATGTTCCCGCAGAAACCTCTCGATCAGCTCAAGGGTGCCATCGATGCGGTATTCGGCTCCTGGAACAGTGAGCGGGCTATTAAATACCGCCAGATCCACAAGATCGAAAATCTTCTGGGAACGGCCGTAAATGTCCAGGCCATGGTATTCGGAAATATGGGAGAAGACTGCGGAACGGGCGTGTGCTTCACACGTAACCCAAGTACCGGAGAAAAAGAACTTTATGGCGAATTTCTCATCAACGCCCAGGGCGAAGATGTCGTTGCGGGCATCAGAACACCTTTGGAAATGAAAAAACTTTCTAAGATCATGCCTAAGGCTTATAAAGAGCTTGTGGCATTGATGAAAAAACTCGAAAAACACTACAAAGACATGCAGGATATCGAGTTTACAATTGAACAGAAAAAACTTTATATCCTCCAGACACGAAACGGTAAACGCACCGCTGCCGCAGCCGTCAAATGTGCCGTGGATATGGTCGCCGAAAAGCTGATACCCAACAAGGTTGCCGTAACCAGGGTAATGCCCGAACAGCTTGACATGCTGCTGCACCCAAGTTTTGACAGTAAAGCAAAAAGAGATGTCATTGCTAAAGGTCTTCCCGCCTCACCCGGGGCAGCTGTAGGCCAGGTTGTATTTGACGCAGAGACAGCTGATGCCTGGGCAGCAGAGGGTAAAAAGGTTATTCTTGTAAGAATAGAGACCAGCCCTGAAGACATTTCAGGAATGCACGCGTCCGAAGGTATTCTTACCCAGAGAGGCGGCATGACTTCTCACGCCGCTGTGGTTGCACGCGGCATGGGCAAATGCTGTGTTGCCGGTGTTGGTGAAATCAGCGTTAACTACAAAACCAGAAAATTCACAGTCGGCAAAAAAACTGTCAAAGAAGGCGATTGGCTGAGCCTTGACGGCACCCGAGGCGAAGTAGCCATGGGCCAGATACCACTGGTTGAACCTAAAATGAGCGGCGATTTTGCCAAGTTTATGGCTATCTGCGACAAGGTGCGCAAATTAAAAGTACGCACAAACGCTGACACACCGGACGACGCGGCTGCAGCACGTGAATTTGGTGCTGAAGGAATCGGCCTTTGCAGAACAGAACACATGTTCTTTGAAGGTGAACGGATATGGCATGTTCGTTCCCTGATACTCGCGGCTGACGACTATGCGGCGATGAAAAAAGAACTTGCCGAAGCCGACAAAAAGGATGCCGCGGCCATCAAAAAGAAATATGCCGACACAAAGAAAAACTATGAAGGCGCTCTTAAGAAACTCCTTACATATCAGCGTAAAGATTTCGAAGGCATATTCAAAGCTATGAAGGGCCTCCCTGTAACGGTAAGACTGCTTGACCCGCCGCTGCATGAGTTCCTCCCTAATGACGCAGCTTCACAGAAAGAAATGGCAAGCCGGCTGAAAATTAAGCTCAAAGATGTCAAGAATATGGTTGAAAAACTTCATGAGTTTAACCCGATGCTTGGCCACCGCGGCTGCCGTCTTGCAGTTACATACCCCGAAATCTACAGGATGCAGGCCAGAGCCATAATTGAAGCAGCTCTCAAGCTCAGCACTCCAAAGAATAAGGTTATACCTGAAATCATGATTCCCCTTGTAGGTGAAGTCTCTGAACTGGCACAGGTTAAGGCCGAAGTTGTCGATGAGATTAAACAGGTGCTTAAGAAAAGCCGCAAGAAACTAACTTACAAGATTGGAACCATGATCGAGATTCCGCGTGCGGCACTGACTGCCGACGAGATCGCAAACGAGGCAGACTTCTTCAGCTTCGGCACCAACGACCTGACGCAGATGACTCTCGGTTTCAGCCGCGATGACATTGGCCGTTTTATAGGCCAGTATCTTGTAGAGGGAATCTACAAAGAAGATCCTTTCCAGGTGCTCGACCAGAACGGTGTTGGAAAACTTGTCAAAACAGGCATTGAACTGGGCCGTTCAGCCAAGAAACGTCTCAAGATTGGTATCTGCGGAGAACATGGCGGAGAACCTAAAACTGTAGCTTTCTGCCACGAACTCGGCATGAACTATGTCTCATGTTCACCCTATCGTGTTCCGATAGCAAGGCTCGCAGCAGCACAATCAGCTGTGAAATAA
- the polA gene encoding DNA polymerase I: MSKDLYILDGHSHIYSAYYAPMSAALTSPAGEPTKAVYIFTNILMSLIKRKNPEYVVVAMDSKGKGFRGEIYPEYKSNRPPMPEDLRPQIERVREILDALRIPAVTVENFEADDVIGTLSRQWESNGGNVYICSKDKDMQQLINKSTCIYDIQKDKVKDENWIKNELGIDPVQFIDVLALQGDSIDNVPGVPDVGPKTAIQWIAKYGTIENLYEHADDIKGKRGKSLRDNKEQAIMSKKLVTIDCDAPVQFDLNTAKLQDPDTGKLTNIFSELGFTKLAAAFDLTLAKPEPKSAGKADLFAALDEGQQESPAEYLNITTVKHDYRLVNTPEKLEDMLKDISRLEEFAIDTETTSLNPVDASLVGISLCGTKGLAYYLPVKAPMGDKKLETAILKEKLGPILTDSSIKKIGQNIKYDLIVLENAGFELKGVVFDTMIASYVLAAERNSHSMDNMARDYLKYECMPITELIGKGKKQRTFDSVETALACEYAAEDADITWQLYQYLKPELTARPQLEKLFNEIEMPLLFVLKTLEQNGVALNISILKQMSQTLAERIEILSNAIYDKTDSDFNIDSPKQLSEVLFDKLGLPQVKKRSTDIRVLEELRTAHSCIDDIIEYRQLTKLKNTYIDKLPTMISQRSGKLHASFNQTVTATGRLSSSNPNLQNIPIRTEIGRKIRSAFVPGAADHVILSADYSQIELRILAHLSQDPGLMEAFADGRDIHSFVAHQIFNVPLEDVTPDMRSKCKAVNYGIIYGQGAFGLSNTIGISQTEAREFINSYFKRYSSIKMYMESSLENARKKGYAETMFMRRRPVSGINSSNYNIRSQAERMAFNTILQGSAADLIKIAMINIQRRIDEKNEPVRMILQVHDELVFEVPEKNVEEHSSWIVSMMENAVEMSVPIIADCGWGKDWSTGH, from the coding sequence ATGAGCAAAGATTTATATATACTCGATGGACACAGCCACATATATTCGGCATACTACGCGCCCATGTCTGCCGCCCTCACTTCGCCGGCAGGCGAGCCGACAAAAGCTGTGTATATATTTACAAATATATTGATGAGCCTGATTAAACGCAAAAACCCCGAATATGTGGTGGTTGCGATGGACTCAAAAGGCAAGGGCTTTCGCGGCGAAATATACCCGGAGTACAAATCCAACAGACCCCCAATGCCTGAGGATCTGCGTCCACAAATTGAACGGGTACGGGAAATCCTTGATGCGCTGAGAATACCGGCTGTGACAGTTGAGAACTTCGAAGCTGATGATGTGATTGGAACGCTGAGCAGACAATGGGAATCTAACGGGGGAAATGTCTATATATGCAGCAAAGACAAAGACATGCAGCAGTTAATCAACAAGAGTACCTGTATATACGACATACAGAAAGACAAAGTAAAAGACGAGAACTGGATAAAAAACGAGCTGGGAATTGACCCCGTGCAGTTTATCGATGTGCTTGCTCTCCAGGGCGACAGTATTGACAATGTACCAGGCGTGCCCGATGTCGGTCCTAAAACTGCAATACAATGGATAGCCAAATACGGCACCATTGAGAATTTATATGAACATGCCGATGATATTAAAGGCAAGAGAGGCAAATCTTTACGTGATAATAAAGAACAGGCGATAATGAGCAAAAAACTTGTTACTATCGATTGCGACGCACCTGTTCAATTTGATCTCAATACAGCTAAACTGCAGGATCCTGACACAGGTAAGCTGACAAATATTTTTAGTGAGCTTGGATTTACAAAACTCGCTGCCGCGTTTGACCTGACATTAGCCAAACCGGAGCCTAAATCCGCCGGCAAAGCAGATCTGTTCGCGGCACTTGATGAGGGTCAGCAGGAAAGCCCTGCCGAATATTTGAATATCACTACAGTAAAACATGATTACAGGCTGGTCAACACCCCCGAAAAACTTGAAGACATGCTCAAAGACATAAGCCGCTTAGAGGAATTTGCCATTGACACCGAAACAACTTCATTAAATCCCGTCGATGCGTCACTTGTGGGGATAAGCCTATGCGGTACAAAGGGGCTGGCTTATTATCTGCCTGTCAAAGCTCCTATGGGGGACAAAAAACTTGAGACGGCGATTCTAAAAGAAAAACTCGGCCCGATTCTGACGGACTCATCAATAAAAAAGATTGGCCAGAATATCAAATATGACCTGATTGTACTTGAAAATGCCGGCTTTGAACTAAAAGGCGTTGTTTTTGACACAATGATCGCTTCATATGTCCTGGCAGCGGAGCGGAACAGCCATTCTATGGATAATATGGCCAGGGACTATCTTAAATATGAATGTATGCCGATCACAGAACTTATAGGCAAGGGTAAAAAACAGCGAACATTCGACAGTGTTGAAACCGCCCTGGCCTGTGAGTATGCCGCGGAGGATGCAGACATAACCTGGCAGCTTTACCAGTACCTTAAACCTGAGCTTACGGCCCGGCCGCAGCTGGAAAAGCTGTTCAACGAGATAGAAATGCCGCTTCTGTTTGTGCTCAAAACGCTTGAACAAAATGGGGTTGCATTAAACATATCAATACTAAAACAAATGTCACAGACATTGGCGGAACGCATTGAGATACTTTCAAACGCTATATACGACAAAACTGACAGTGATTTCAATATAGACTCCCCCAAACAGCTGTCAGAAGTTCTATTTGATAAACTCGGCCTGCCGCAGGTCAAAAAAAGAAGTACCGATATCCGTGTCCTGGAAGAACTTAGGACAGCCCACAGTTGCATTGATGATATCATAGAGTATCGGCAACTGACAAAACTCAAGAACACTTACATCGACAAACTGCCGACCATGATATCTCAGCGAAGCGGAAAACTGCACGCTTCTTTTAATCAAACAGTTACAGCAACGGGAAGACTGAGCTCTTCCAACCCAAACCTGCAAAACATTCCGATACGTACAGAGATCGGCAGAAAGATACGCTCGGCGTTTGTGCCGGGTGCGGCTGACCATGTTATATTAAGCGCTGATTACTCTCAGATTGAACTCCGAATATTGGCCCATCTATCCCAGGATCCGGGGCTTATGGAGGCGTTCGCTGACGGACGGGACATCCACAGCTTTGTAGCGCATCAGATTTTTAATGTTCCACTCGAAGATGTAACCCCTGATATGCGAAGCAAATGCAAGGCAGTTAATTACGGCATAATTTATGGGCAGGGAGCATTTGGGCTCTCCAACACAATCGGTATCTCACAGACAGAAGCCAGAGAATTTATCAACAGCTATTTTAAGCGTTACAGCTCAATTAAAATGTATATGGAGTCGTCTCTCGAGAATGCCCGCAAAAAAGGTTATGCAGAAACAATGTTCATGCGAAGACGCCCCGTATCCGGCATAAATTCTTCAAACTACAACATTCGTTCTCAGGCAGAGAGGATGGCTTTTAACACTATTTTGCAGGGCTCGGCCGCTGACCTTATCAAGATTGCAATGATAAATATCCAGAGGCGAATCGATGAAAAAAATGAACCTGTCCGCATGATACTTCAGGTACATGATGAGCTGGTCTTCGAGGTGCCGGAGAAAAATGTAGAAGAGCATTCCAGCTGGATTGTCTCTATGATGGAAAATGCTGTTGAGATGTCTGTACCGATAATAGCCGATTGCGGCTGGGGAAAAGACTGGTCAACCGGACATTAA
- a CDS encoding thymidylate synthase has protein sequence MQNGYIPTIFVKAETIPQAWERAVLEVWQKGCQIKTQYDKPEDPASRDATGIIEVEDPFKEPRIHKNFPGGPEELESYRQEVVDGIHNHWINPEEDKWTYTYNERLFEYSPCEDLSKSSSPRPFKPVNQVQCMIEQLSQATYSRRAQAITWQPTCDPKTYDPPCLQRVWCRLLEDEQGELVLNMNTHWRSRDLYKAWFMNVYALTDLQKIIAAKIGDKLQRTVKVGRYVDIADSLHLYGSYFSEIEPEIKKMKDTPLDNRVWSSDNPAFVMMTEEAKHKLAEDPDWYRKGRG, from the coding sequence ATGCAGAACGGGTATATACCGACAATTTTTGTTAAAGCTGAAACTATTCCGCAGGCCTGGGAAAGAGCCGTCCTTGAGGTGTGGCAGAAGGGTTGTCAGATAAAAACCCAGTACGACAAGCCTGAGGACCCCGCAAGCCGGGACGCTACAGGTATAATCGAAGTTGAAGACCCTTTTAAAGAGCCGCGGATACATAAAAATTTCCCCGGCGGCCCCGAAGAACTTGAATCCTACCGGCAGGAAGTTGTTGACGGGATACACAACCACTGGATAAACCCTGAGGAGGATAAATGGACATATACTTACAACGAACGCCTCTTTGAATATTCTCCCTGCGAGGATCTGAGCAAGTCTTCATCTCCAAGGCCTTTTAAGCCTGTCAATCAGGTTCAGTGCATGATCGAACAGCTCAGCCAGGCAACCTACTCACGCCGTGCGCAGGCGATAACCTGGCAGCCGACATGTGACCCCAAGACTTACGACCCGCCGTGCCTCCAGCGTGTATGGTGCAGACTTCTTGAGGATGAACAGGGAGAGCTGGTGCTGAATATGAATACCCACTGGAGGAGCCGCGATCTTTATAAGGCGTGGTTTATGAACGTTTACGCACTCACTGATCTTCAGAAAATTATAGCCGCGAAGATAGGTGATAAACTTCAACGCACAGTAAAAGTCGGCCGATATGTTGACATAGCTGACTCTCTGCACCTTTACGGCAGTTATTTCAGTGAGATTGAGCCGGAAATAAAAAAAATGAAAGATACTCCTCTGGATAACAGGGTTTGGAGCTCTGATAATCCGGCATTTGTAATGATGACAGAAGAGGCAAAACACAAACTTGCAGAAGATCCTGACTGGTACAGAAAGGGCAGGGGATGA
- the dnaA gene encoding chromosomal replication initiator protein DnaA, producing MASQGTQVSLYEIINKVKDLDPESHRKWFDELKLITFDGGVMQIGCPESSMVQYLINNSSASFNKAAQSLTGHLVTVEFMTLEPGFMPQASGFDDHDASCRLNPDLTFDNFVVGPCNRLAHASCVAVANNPGETYNPLFLYGKVGLGKTHLLHGICYEMIKSHPASKVSILTCEEFVNNFIKSIKDGTVTKFQSQFRNVDTLVIDDVQFLREREGSQEEFFHTFNALYESKKQIVLSGDSAPGEMKQLEERLVSRFKWGLVARIDPPTYETRIAIVQKKAQLRGLVISEDVAEFIARRVKANIRELEGALTMIYALARTEQCEIDLDLATMALSVESDQGTRQLSISDVIKIVAEYYNVKLTDLQSKSRSQSISLPRQVSMYLARKHTRSSLEEIGGHLGGRDHTTVMHACNKIKMCKENDEELNLQIQKLSEMIAS from the coding sequence TTGGCCTCTCAAGGAACTCAAGTTTCATTATATGAAATAATAAATAAGGTAAAGGACCTCGATCCTGAAAGCCATCGCAAATGGTTTGATGAGCTGAAGTTAATAACTTTTGACGGCGGGGTTATGCAGATCGGCTGCCCTGAAAGCTCGATGGTGCAGTACCTTATAAATAACTCCTCTGCGAGTTTCAACAAGGCTGCGCAGTCTTTAACCGGACATCTTGTAACGGTCGAATTCATGACACTGGAACCGGGTTTTATGCCCCAGGCATCTGGTTTTGATGACCATGATGCGTCCTGTCGGCTCAATCCTGATTTGACCTTTGATAATTTCGTTGTCGGCCCGTGTAACCGCCTTGCGCACGCCAGCTGTGTGGCAGTGGCGAATAATCCCGGTGAGACTTACAACCCTCTGTTTCTATATGGCAAGGTCGGGCTGGGTAAAACCCATCTTCTACATGGAATTTGTTATGAAATGATCAAGTCGCACCCGGCTTCAAAGGTCAGCATACTGACATGTGAGGAATTTGTTAACAATTTTATAAAGTCGATTAAAGACGGAACAGTAACAAAGTTCCAATCGCAGTTCCGCAATGTTGATACGCTTGTTATCGACGATGTTCAGTTTTTGCGTGAGCGGGAGGGCAGCCAGGAAGAATTTTTCCATACTTTCAATGCCCTTTACGAAAGTAAAAAACAGATTGTACTCAGCGGTGATTCAGCACCCGGAGAGATGAAACAGCTCGAAGAGAGGCTTGTCAGCAGGTTTAAATGGGGGCTTGTGGCGCGTATTGATCCTCCAACATACGAAACACGCATCGCAATTGTCCAGAAAAAGGCGCAGCTGAGAGGGCTCGTCATTTCTGAGGATGTTGCAGAATTTATTGCACGCCGCGTAAAAGCAAATATCAGGGAGCTCGAAGGCGCTCTCACAATGATTTATGCTCTTGCCAGGACCGAGCAATGTGAAATAGACCTTGATCTGGCAACCATGGCTCTCAGCGTTGAGTCAGACCAGGGAACGCGTCAGCTTTCAATAAGTGACGTCATAAAGATAGTGGCGGAATATTACAACGTTAAGCTCACTGATTTACAGAGTAAATCAAGGAGCCAGTCAATATCACTGCCCAGACAGGTTTCGATGTACCTGGCCAGAAAACACACCCGCTCGAGCCTCGAAGAAATTGGAGGCCATCTCGGCGGCAGGGATCATACGACTGTTATGCATGCCTGCAATAAAATAAAGATGTGCAAGGAAAACGATGAGGAGCTTAACCTGCAGATTCAGAAACTTTCCGAGATGATAGCGTCTTAA